One window of the Methanobrevibacter sp. TMH8 genome contains the following:
- a CDS encoding DUF126 domain-containing protein — translation MIKCRTISKGEAKGELIVSSEPLSFLGGVNPNTGEVIDPNHELKGKFINDKILFIPGGKGSTVGSYVIFQMKKNNVAPAAIICLNAEPIIATGAIMSDIPMVDSPKTTEELISGVKVAVNAEKGEITLL, via the coding sequence ATTATTAAATGTAGAACTATTTCAAAAGGAGAAGCTAAAGGTGAATTAATTGTAAGTAGTGAACCACTTAGTTTTTTAGGAGGAGTTAATCCAAACACAGGGGAAGTTATCGATCCTAACCATGAATTAAAAGGTAAATTTATAAATGATAAGATACTTTTTATTCCTGGTGGAAAAGGTTCTACAGTTGGTTCTTATGTTATATTTCAGATGAAAAAGAATAATGTTGCTCCTGCTGCAATTATATGTTTAAATGCAGAACCAATAATAGCTACTGGGGCTATAATGTCTGATATTCCCATGGTAGATTCTCCAAAAACTACTGAAGAGCTTATTTCTGGAGTTAAAGTAGCTGTTAATGCTGAAAAAGGTGAAATAACTTTATTATAA
- a CDS encoding heavy metal translocating P-type ATPase gives MANEKDISKKTTKKLEIPIEGMHCASCALNVENSINKLDGAEAQVDINTNKARVEYDPEKVAVSDIDKSVEDAGFSVRKSEVTLKIAGMHCANCVLNIEKALNALDGVYSATVNLSSEKALVIYNNNLVNIDDMGKSIEDLGFDFLGVANQIDANLDDEIYEKDLNDKRNRIIVGFVFSGILMGIMFSPHMFFEDLGISMSLLSLIVAIIPFIYVSYPIIKAGFNSLVHKNLDMDVMYTMGILVAFVSSLLGTFNIILNSSFMFYETAIMLASFLMLGRYLEARAKRKTSTSIKELIGLQPKTATLLVKNDNEYEAENSDGEENIKDNNDFVEKQILIEDIAIDDLLLVRPGDKIPADAVVSSGNSYVDEAMITGEPIPKLKEKGEDVFAGTINQDGILRIKAKKIGKETVLSQIIDLVEKAQSSKPPVQKLADQVVKYFIPTILTIAILSFILWYFIFESTLLFALTTLISILVVACPCALGLATPTAVTVGIGRSAEYGILIKNGETLENAGSIDVAVFDKTGTITEGKPEIEDIFIIDGTESILKKNEVIENTGGDWIVVEDPSIPGKQVNVEKEELDENTFKNSQSDDQAKEEILKLIASLENNSTHPIAKAIVKKANSLDLNLETIDNFENITGKGLKGEINGKTILAGNQSLLEDENISNTENIVSYSKALEKYNEFVDQGKTAIFLVYNDHIKGIITLMDKIRDNSKKTINELHKMNISTFMVTGDNEKTAMNVANSVGIDKVIANVLPGEKLDKVVEIQNQEELKQEQAGILEKEKEKIEGKVEGINKNFKEVLFVGDGINDAPALSQADVGVALGSGTDVAMESGDVVLMEGNLENVVAAIQFSNKVMTRIKENIFWAFAYNIILIPVAAGLLYPFFGIVFRPEFAGLAMALSSVTVISLSLMLRGYVPPIKRVIRE, from the coding sequence ATGGCTAATGAAAAAGATATATCTAAAAAAACAACCAAAAAATTGGAAATTCCAATAGAAGGTATGCATTGTGCATCATGTGCATTAAATGTTGAAAATTCTATAAATAAGTTAGATGGGGCTGAAGCTCAAGTTGATATTAATACAAATAAAGCAAGAGTTGAATATGACCCGGAAAAGGTAGCTGTCTCAGACATTGATAAAAGTGTTGAAGATGCAGGATTCAGTGTTCGAAAATCTGAAGTTACCTTAAAAATAGCTGGAATGCATTGTGCTAACTGTGTTTTAAATATTGAAAAAGCATTAAATGCTCTTGATGGAGTTTATTCTGCAACTGTAAATTTAAGTTCTGAGAAAGCTTTAGTAATTTACAATAATAATCTTGTTAATATTGATGACATGGGCAAATCTATTGAAGATCTTGGTTTTGATTTTTTAGGAGTAGCTAATCAAATTGATGCAAATTTAGATGATGAAATTTATGAAAAAGACTTAAATGATAAAAGAAATAGGATTATCGTGGGTTTTGTCTTCTCAGGAATATTGATGGGAATAATGTTTTCACCACATATGTTTTTTGAAGATCTTGGAATTTCAATGTCATTACTTTCATTGATTGTAGCTATAATTCCATTTATTTATGTTTCATATCCAATTATTAAAGCAGGTTTTAATTCATTAGTTCATAAAAACTTGGATATGGATGTAATGTATACAATGGGTATTTTAGTTGCATTTGTATCAAGTTTACTTGGTACTTTCAATATAATTCTCAATTCAAGTTTTATGTTTTATGAAACAGCTATTATGTTAGCATCATTTTTAATGTTAGGAAGATATTTAGAAGCAAGAGCTAAAAGAAAAACCTCAACTTCTATTAAAGAATTAATTGGACTTCAACCAAAAACAGCTACTCTTTTAGTTAAGAATGATAATGAATATGAAGCTGAAAATAGTGATGGGGAAGAAAATATAAAAGATAATAATGATTTTGTGGAAAAACAAATTCTTATTGAAGACATAGCGATTGATGATTTATTACTAGTTCGCCCTGGGGATAAAATACCTGCTGATGCAGTTGTTTCTAGTGGAAATAGCTATGTTGATGAAGCTATGATTACTGGTGAACCAATACCAAAACTTAAAGAGAAAGGTGAGGATGTCTTCGCAGGAACTATTAATCAGGATGGAATTTTAAGAATTAAAGCTAAAAAAATCGGAAAAGAAACTGTCTTATCTCAAATCATTGACCTTGTTGAAAAAGCACAATCTTCTAAACCTCCTGTTCAAAAATTAGCTGATCAAGTAGTAAAATACTTTATTCCAACAATTCTTACTATAGCTATATTATCTTTTATTCTCTGGTACTTTATATTTGAATCTACATTATTGTTTGCTCTTACAACTCTTATTTCAATTCTTGTTGTAGCTTGTCCTTGTGCATTGGGATTAGCTACTCCAACAGCCGTTACTGTTGGTATAGGAAGATCTGCTGAATATGGAATATTGATTAAAAATGGTGAAACTTTAGAAAATGCTGGAAGCATTGATGTGGCTGTTTTTGATAAAACTGGAACTATTACTGAAGGTAAACCCGAAATTGAGGATATTTTCATCATCGATGGAACAGAATCTATTTTGAAGAAAAATGAAGTGATAGAAAATACTGGTGGAGATTGGATAGTTGTAGAAGATCCTTCAATTCCTGGAAAACAAGTAAATGTTGAAAAAGAAGAATTAGATGAAAATACTTTTAAAAATTCTCAATCAGACGACCAAGCTAAAGAAGAAATTCTTAAACTTATAGCTAGTTTGGAAAATAATTCTACTCATCCAATAGCTAAAGCTATTGTTAAAAAAGCAAATTCTCTTGATTTAAACCTTGAAACTATTGATAATTTTGAAAATATCACTGGAAAAGGGTTGAAAGGAGAAATTAATGGAAAAACAATTTTAGCTGGAAATCAGTCTCTTTTAGAAGATGAAAATATTTCAAATACTGAAAATATTGTTTCTTATTCTAAAGCTTTAGAAAAATATAATGAGTTTGTTGATCAAGGTAAAACTGCAATATTTTTAGTTTATAATGATCATATTAAGGGAATAATTACTCTTATGGATAAAATAAGAGATAACTCAAAGAAAACTATTAATGAACTCCATAAAATGAATATAAGTACTTTTATGGTTACTGGGGATAATGAAAAAACAGCAATGAATGTAGCTAATTCGGTTGGTATTGATAAAGTTATAGCTAATGTCTTACCAGGTGAAAAACTTGATAAAGTAGTTGAAATTCAAAATCAGGAAGAGTTAAAACAAGAACAAGCTGGAATATTAGAAAAAGAGAAAGAAAAAATAGAAGGAAAAGTAGAAGGAATAAATAAAAATTTCAAGGAAGTTCTTTTTGTTGGAGATGGAATCAATGATGCTCCTGCACTTTCACAAGCTGATGTTGGTGTTGCACTTGGGAGTGGAACAGATGTGGCTATGGAAAGTGGGGATGTTGTTCTTATGGAAGGAAATCTAGAGAATGTTGTTGCAGCTATCCAATTTTCTAATAAAGTCATGACAAGAATTAAAGAAAACATATTTTGGGCATTTGCATATAATATAATTCTTATTCCAGTAGCAGCAGGCTTATTGTATCCATTTTTTGGTATAGTTTTTAGACCTGAGTTTGCTGGTTTAGCTATGGCATTAAGTTCAGTTACTGTGATTTCATTATCTCTTATGTTAAGAGGATATGTTCCTCCGATTAAACGCGTAATTCGCGAATGA
- a CDS encoding MarR family winged helix-turn-helix transcriptional regulator, whose protein sequence is MKRDTKKNLDTCNCKDDCNCTANGSICYCLDIRKASQNITKMYSEALKPTSLTPTQFGLLKHVESMGPVNVTNLAKQMGLDRTTLVRSLKILENKGFIEDISQNTQRNRRLILTKSGDEVLKKAIILWNSVQKKLEKHLGKNDLQKMLELISKLENI, encoded by the coding sequence ATGAAAAGAGATACTAAAAAAAATCTTGATACATGTAATTGCAAGGATGATTGCAATTGTACTGCTAATGGTTCTATATGTTATTGCTTAGATATAAGAAAAGCATCTCAGAATATTACTAAAATGTATTCTGAAGCTTTAAAACCAACTTCATTAACTCCTACACAATTTGGACTTCTGAAACATGTTGAAAGTATGGGTCCTGTAAATGTGACAAATTTAGCTAAACAAATGGGATTGGATAGAACAACTTTAGTTAGATCTCTTAAAATTCTTGAAAATAAAGGCTTTATAGAAGATATTTCACAAAATACTCAGCGAAATAGAAGACTAATACTAACTAAATCTGGAGATGAAGTTCTTAAAAAAGCTATTATATTATGGAATAGTGTTCAAAAGAAACTTGAAAAGCACTTAGGAAAGAATGATTTGCAAAAAATGCTTGAATTAATTTCTAAATTGGAAAATATATGA
- the truD gene encoding tRNA pseudouridine(13) synthase TruD, with the protein MLNAQTFVTKNPGIGGTIRDRYEDFYVEEIPIENVLPNGEGPNVWIWIEKLGRTTLDVLMDISRDLHISRKRMGFAGMKDKKAITRQWICISNMDSEEQFEEVKALDGKIYNTEFLKIIRGQKKLRMGQLIGNKFKILIKNINKEFSNEEAAKTANDVLKQLEEVGVPNYFGWQRFGKPRTNTHLVGKALVDNDLAEAVRLYIGNPYDNEPEKVKIARQAYDDGKIEKSLELMPIGMRYERMMLKELFKEQKKRGKSGEVLDDRSYKKALFSLPKPLQRMFVHAYQSYLFNKAVSNRVAMGINEYIEGDIVIDNEEHILHDESPEKLSSMIANFEANPTSPLYGTKVPFAEGDVGTMEREVLKEEGLKKEDFECPKTPKLGSHGLRRSMRFKVWDSSAVATDDGVLVEFSINKGSYATAVLREIMKNEVV; encoded by the coding sequence ATGCTTAATGCTCAAACTTTTGTTACAAAAAATCCTGGAATTGGAGGGACAATACGAGATCGATATGAAGATTTCTATGTAGAAGAGATTCCAATTGAAAATGTACTTCCTAATGGTGAAGGACCAAATGTTTGGATTTGGATTGAAAAACTTGGTAGAACAACTCTTGATGTTCTTATGGATATTTCAAGAGACCTTCATATAAGTAGAAAAAGAATGGGTTTTGCAGGAATGAAAGATAAAAAGGCAATAACTCGTCAATGGATCTGTATAAGTAATATGGATAGTGAAGAACAATTTGAGGAAGTTAAAGCATTAGATGGGAAAATTTACAACACAGAATTTTTAAAAATTATTAGAGGGCAAAAAAAGCTTAGGATGGGTCAGTTAATTGGAAACAAATTTAAAATTTTAATCAAAAATATTAATAAGGAATTTTCCAATGAAGAAGCAGCAAAAACTGCTAATGATGTATTAAAACAACTTGAAGAAGTTGGAGTTCCTAATTATTTTGGATGGCAAAGATTTGGAAAACCAAGAACTAATACTCATCTTGTTGGGAAAGCATTAGTAGATAATGACTTGGCCGAAGCTGTGAGATTATATATTGGAAATCCCTATGATAATGAGCCAGAAAAAGTTAAAATAGCTAGGCAAGCTTATGATGATGGAAAAATTGAAAAATCTTTAGAACTTATGCCTATTGGTATGCGTTATGAACGTATGATGTTAAAAGAACTTTTTAAAGAGCAAAAAAAGAGAGGAAAATCTGGAGAAGTTCTTGATGATAGATCTTATAAAAAAGCTTTATTTTCTTTACCAAAACCTCTTCAAAGAATGTTTGTCCATGCATATCAATCTTATTTGTTTAATAAAGCTGTTAGTAACAGAGTAGCTATGGGTATTAATGAATATATTGAAGGAGATATTGTTATTGACAATGAAGAACACATTCTTCATGATGAATCTCCAGAAAAACTTTCATCTATGATAGCTAATTTTGAAGCTAATCCTACTTCACCATTATATGGTACAAAAGTTCCATTTGCTGAAGGTGATGTTGGAACTATGGAAAGAGAAGTACTTAAAGAAGAAGGTCTTAAAAAAGAAGATTTTGAATGTCCAAAAACACCAAAATTAGGAAGTCATGGATTAAGACGAAGTATGCGTTTTAAAGTATGGGATAGTAGTGCAGTAGCTACTGATGATGGTGTTTTAGTGGAATTTTCAATAAATAAAGGTTCTTATGCAACAGCTGTACTTCGTGAAATTATGAAAAATGAAGTTGTTTAG
- a CDS encoding ABC transporter permease, which yields MSFLKLILKNPFRNRSRAILSILGIGIGIITIVALGAITNGLVESAESTLHVGGTDFIVMSPDGTESIDSEWNSKIKNISGVASATSVYNAALPIEGSGYLSLQGRDPSTVNELKLKIINGTNFKNNSNEIIIGKIAMERFNKTVNDTITTNGEKWKIVGVFESGDPNVDTESFGSLTNVQKFMDDEDKISGLYVKVAKGADVEKITKNIENKYDKNISAVSSISDMESSKDILDMLNGAKWGISLLAILVGGIGIINTMIMSVYERTREIGVLKSVGWSGRRIIGMIVGESIVITLIAGIIGSLVGVIIVELIAASGMLDGMTPILSINIFLEAILISLIVGIVGGLYPAIRASKLPPTEALRYE from the coding sequence ATGTCATTTTTAAAATTAATACTAAAAAATCCATTTAGAAATAGAAGTAGGGCTATACTTTCTATTTTGGGAATTGGAATTGGAATAATAACTATAGTTGCACTTGGAGCAATTACAAATGGTTTAGTAGAAAGTGCTGAAAGTACACTTCATGTTGGTGGAACAGATTTTATTGTAATGAGTCCAGATGGAACAGAATCGATTGATTCTGAATGGAATTCAAAAATAAAAAATATTTCGGGGGTTGCTTCTGCAACTTCAGTTTACAATGCTGCTTTGCCCATAGAAGGATCTGGATATCTGTCTTTGCAAGGTAGGGATCCTAGTACAGTAAATGAGCTAAAACTTAAAATTATCAATGGAACAAACTTTAAAAATAACTCTAATGAAATAATCATTGGTAAAATTGCAATGGAAAGATTCAATAAAACTGTAAATGATACTATCACTACTAATGGAGAAAAATGGAAGATTGTAGGAGTTTTTGAAAGTGGAGATCCTAATGTAGACACAGAATCATTTGGATCATTAACTAATGTTCAAAAATTCATGGATGATGAAGATAAAATCAGCGGTTTATATGTTAAAGTTGCAAAAGGTGCAGATGTTGAAAAAATAACTAAAAATATCGAGAATAAATATGATAAAAATATAAGTGCTGTTTCATCAATTTCAGATATGGAATCAAGTAAAGATATACTTGACATGTTGAATGGTGCAAAATGGGGTATTTCTCTTTTAGCTATTTTAGTTGGAGGAATTGGAATCATTAATACTATGATAATGTCTGTTTATGAAAGAACTAGGGAGATTGGTGTTTTGAAATCAGTTGGTTGGAGTGGTAGAAGAATTATTGGAATGATTGTAGGAGAATCTATTGTAATAACATTGATAGCTGGAATAATTGGTTCACTAGTTGGTGTTATAATAGTTGAACTGATTGCAGCTAGTGGAATGTTAGATGGAATGACTCCAATATTATCAATCAATATATTCTTAGAAGCGATTCTAATATCTCTAATAGTTGGAATAGTTGGAGGATTATATCCTGCGATTAGAGCTAGTAAACTTCCTCCTACAGAAGCTTTAAGATATGAATAA
- a CDS encoding amidohydrolase family protein, whose protein sequence is MNSILIKNITIINPVDKEPLENVAILIKNKKIANIGKSTCIDIDDGTKVIDGDGKFILPGFIDMHVHVMANGFIKEDDLTNPVANYFYQAVVNMKDTINAGVTYVRDCGLADIGVKTAVNKKIFPAPKMKISVMPLSITGGHFDFYLNSGIDMIIQYPGLPHPVCDGIEGVLAKTREVFRARADFIKVMATGGVISPNDAPEYSQFNVKELKTIVKEANMRGGAKVSAHAHGLGGIKNSVKAGIQFIEHGTYIDNETAELMVKKGTYLIPTCSVMGGAVDQANQGLLTEESAKNALEADRVHKGNMITAYKAGVKMLMGTDSGVSPHGNNLRELELLCDIGMSPMEAISSGTIEAAKALEIDNEVGSIEIGKSADMIMVEKNPLNDISHLGNPVNILMVIQDGNIVKDIINIQNE, encoded by the coding sequence ATGAATTCTATTTTAATTAAAAATATAACAATTATTAACCCTGTGGATAAGGAACCTTTAGAAAATGTAGCTATTCTAATTAAAAATAAAAAGATAGCTAATATCGGTAAATCAACTTGTATTGATATCGATGATGGAACTAAAGTTATTGATGGTGATGGAAAATTTATTCTTCCAGGATTTATTGATATGCATGTTCATGTAATGGCAAATGGGTTTATTAAGGAAGATGATTTAACTAATCCAGTAGCTAATTATTTTTACCAAGCTGTAGTGAATATGAAGGACACTATCAATGCAGGAGTTACCTATGTTCGTGATTGTGGATTAGCTGATATTGGAGTTAAAACAGCTGTAAATAAGAAGATATTTCCCGCTCCAAAGATGAAAATAAGTGTAATGCCACTTTCTATAACTGGAGGTCATTTTGATTTCTATCTTAATTCTGGCATTGATATGATTATACAATATCCGGGATTACCTCATCCTGTTTGTGATGGTATTGAAGGAGTCCTTGCTAAAACAAGAGAAGTTTTTAGGGCACGAGCTGATTTTATAAAAGTAATGGCAACTGGGGGAGTTATTAGTCCAAATGATGCTCCTGAATATTCTCAGTTTAATGTGAAAGAATTAAAGACAATTGTAAAAGAAGCTAATATGAGGGGAGGAGCTAAAGTATCTGCTCATGCTCATGGTCTTGGTGGAATTAAAAACTCTGTTAAAGCTGGAATCCAGTTTATTGAACATGGAACTTATATTGATAATGAAACAGCTGAATTGATGGTTAAAAAAGGAACTTATCTAATACCAACATGTTCTGTAATGGGTGGAGCAGTTGATCAAGCTAATCAAGGATTACTCACAGAGGAAAGTGCTAAAAATGCACTAGAAGCTGATAGGGTACATAAAGGTAATATGATAACAGCATACAAAGCTGGAGTTAAAATGCTTATGGGAACTGACTCTGGTGTCAGTCCTCATGGTAATAATCTTAGAGAATTAGAGCTACTTTGTGATATTGGAATGAGTCCTATGGAAGCTATTTCTTCTGGAACAATTGAAGCAGCTAAAGCTTTAGAAATTGATAATGAAGTTGGTTCAATAGAAATCGGAAAATCTGCAGATATGATAATGGTTGAAAAAAATCCATTAAATGATATTTCTCATTTAGGTAATCCTGTTAATATTTTAATGGTTATCCAAGATGGAAATATTGTTAAGGATATAATTAATATTCAAAATGAATAA
- a CDS encoding AIR synthase-related protein, protein MDIEGFIRDKLAKQNKSLNKEEEKSLEGILANRIMEYKNINHDNAILMAKSVIDEVQTTLDIQNSDDEFLKELIAIPKADIAMGEMGVGSRGAGDFFVHRKIAEIVASTNSSSLVNPEAQDDGGVVKSPVGSEDDNEVYITTAVDGIHSRLSEYPFLGGFHVARASLRDVCVMGAEPVAIISDIHLADDGDVGKLFDFTAGVATVSELIDVPIVAGSTLRVGGDMVLGDRLVSAVGSIGVSNYPPTARKRAEAGDVILLTEGSGGGTITTTAIYNGFSDVVWETMDISFIKASNALVRDNLVKDVHAMTDVTNGGLRGDAHEISTTTGLGLEFNEEDIRKMVTPKVLNMLETLDIDPLGVSIDSLMIVAPEDIAKEVTKSIESVGVKISEIGTVDNTGIPRMIKQDGKEEILEPLFREAAYTKIKKLVGDTTPEDFEIMKEKVQNAANNSIKKKDKVVDYILNKD, encoded by the coding sequence ATGGACATAGAAGGATTTATACGGGATAAATTAGCTAAACAGAACAAATCATTAAATAAAGAAGAAGAAAAATCTCTTGAAGGTATATTAGCTAATAGAATAATGGAATATAAAAATATTAATCATGATAATGCAATTTTAATGGCTAAAAGTGTTATTGATGAAGTTCAAACAACATTGGATATTCAAAATTCAGATGATGAATTTTTAAAAGAATTAATAGCTATTCCAAAAGCAGATATAGCTATGGGTGAAATGGGCGTTGGGTCTCGTGGTGCAGGAGACTTCTTTGTTCACAGAAAAATAGCTGAAATAGTAGCTAGTACAAATTCATCTTCTCTTGTAAATCCAGAAGCTCAAGATGATGGGGGAGTAGTTAAATCACCTGTTGGAAGTGAAGACGATAATGAAGTTTATATTACAACAGCTGTTGATGGGATACATTCAAGATTAAGTGAATATCCTTTCCTTGGAGGTTTCCACGTAGCTAGAGCATCACTAAGAGATGTTTGTGTTATGGGTGCAGAACCAGTAGCTATTATCAGTGACATTCATTTAGCTGATGATGGAGATGTTGGTAAATTATTTGATTTTACAGCAGGTGTAGCTACAGTATCTGAACTTATTGATGTTCCAATAGTAGCTGGAAGTACTCTTCGAGTTGGAGGGGACATGGTTCTTGGAGATAGACTTGTAAGTGCAGTTGGTTCTATAGGTGTATCAAATTATCCTCCAACAGCTAGAAAACGGGCTGAAGCTGGAGATGTGATTCTTCTTACTGAAGGTTCCGGAGGAGGAACTATTACTACAACAGCTATTTATAATGGATTTTCTGATGTAGTATGGGAAACTATGGATATTAGCTTTATTAAAGCTTCTAATGCACTTGTTCGAGATAATCTTGTCAAAGACGTTCATGCAATGACTGATGTTACTAATGGTGGTCTTAGAGGGGATGCTCATGAAATATCCACTACTACAGGTTTAGGGCTTGAATTTAATGAGGAAGACATTAGAAAGATGGTTACTCCAAAAGTTCTTAACATGCTTGAAACTTTAGATATAGATCCTCTTGGTGTTTCAATTGATTCTTTAATGATAGTTGCTCCTGAAGATATAGCTAAAGAAGTCACAAAATCAATAGAATCTGTTGGAGTAAAAATTTCAGAAATTGGTACAGTAGATAATACCGGTATTCCAAGAATGATAAAACAAGACGGAAAAGAAGAAATTCTTGAGCCATTATTTAGGGAAGCTGCTTATACTAAAATCAAAAAGTTAGTTGGTGATACAACTCCTGAAGATTTTGAGATCATGAAGGAAAAAGTTCAAAATGCAGCTAACAATTCAATAAAGAAAAAAGATAAAGTCGTGGATTATATTTTGAATAAAGATTAG
- the purB gene encoding adenylosuccinate lyase: MAIHPIEFRYGTPEMKNIWESENKLQKMLDVESALSQAEAELGIIPKEVADEIKRKANTKFVKLERVNQIERETNHDIAALVKGLGEQCEGDAGEYVHFGATSNDIVDSSQSLLFKESIDVLEEKVERLAKIILKLADENKDLVCIGRTHGQHALPTTYGMKFALWADELKRQFDRLEISKKNLCVSMMDGAVGTTAALGEIGWDVHKKVAEILNLPPATITNQVVQRDNHAEFMMVMANIATTLDKIALEIRNLQRTEIMEVGEYFDPEKQVGSSTMPHKMNPITAERICGVARVVRSYVVAAMENNPLWHERDLTNSSCERIIFPEACILTDYILNLTIKLMSNLVFYEDNIERNLNLTNGLIMAERLMAELTRAGMGKQTAYGIVRECAIKANKSNEPLAEVILSKDEVKEFLTEEDVEKIMNPHTYIGSSQKIIDGVLESSKNWF; this comes from the coding sequence ATGGCTATTCATCCTATTGAATTTAGATATGGGACTCCAGAGATGAAAAATATCTGGGAGTCTGAAAATAAATTGCAAAAAATGTTAGATGTTGAATCTGCATTATCACAAGCAGAAGCTGAACTTGGAATAATACCAAAAGAAGTAGCTGATGAGATAAAAAGGAAAGCAAACACTAAATTTGTAAAGTTAGAGCGAGTAAATCAAATTGAAAGAGAAACTAATCATGATATAGCTGCTCTTGTTAAAGGGCTCGGAGAACAATGTGAGGGTGATGCAGGTGAATATGTTCATTTTGGTGCTACATCTAATGATATAGTTGACAGTTCCCAATCTCTTCTATTTAAAGAATCTATTGATGTTCTTGAAGAAAAAGTAGAGCGTTTAGCTAAAATAATATTAAAATTAGCTGATGAAAATAAAGATCTTGTTTGTATAGGCCGGACTCATGGACAACATGCTCTTCCAACTACTTATGGAATGAAATTTGCACTTTGGGCAGATGAACTTAAAAGGCAATTTGATCGTCTTGAAATATCAAAGAAAAATCTTTGTGTATCTATGATGGATGGAGCTGTTGGAACTACAGCTGCTCTCGGTGAGATTGGATGGGATGTTCATAAAAAGGTAGCTGAAATCCTTAATCTTCCACCTGCAACCATAACTAATCAAGTTGTTCAAAGGGATAATCATGCTGAGTTTATGATGGTCATGGCTAATATAGCTACTACTCTTGATAAAATAGCTCTTGAAATAAGAAATCTTCAACGTACTGAAATTATGGAAGTTGGAGAATATTTTGATCCAGAAAAACAAGTAGGTAGTAGTACAATGCCTCATAAAATGAATCCAATTACTGCTGAAAGAATATGTGGTGTAGCTCGCGTAGTTAGGTCTTATGTTGTAGCAGCAATGGAAAATAATCCGTTATGGCACGAACGTGATCTTACTAATTCTTCTTGTGAGAGAATTATATTCCCAGAAGCTTGTATTCTAACTGATTATATTCTTAATCTCACAATAAAGTTAATGAGTAACCTTGTTTTCTATGAAGATAATATTGAAAGAAATCTTAACTTAACCAATGGATTAATTATGGCTGAACGTCTTATGGCAGAGTTAACAAGAGCAGGTATGGGAAAACAAACTGCATATGGTATTGTAAGGGAATGTGCTATAAAAGCTAACAAAAGTAATGAACCACTTGCAGAAGTTATATTAAGTAAAGATGAAGTAAAAGAATTTTTAACAGAAGAAGATGTTGAAAAAATAATGAATCCTCATACTTATATAGGTTCTTCCCAAAAAATAATCGATGGTGTTTTAGAATCATCTAAAAATTGGTTTTAA